The following is a genomic window from Neodiprion virginianus isolate iyNeoVirg1 chromosome 1, iyNeoVirg1.1, whole genome shotgun sequence.
CCAGAGAGAGTTTAGGGAGGAGAATATTAGTCGGACTTGATATGGGTCTAAGAGCGAGTTGGCTGGGTGATCGCATCTAACACTTCCCTGCCTGCCTGCAGTGATGTCAGCGTACCAGTCTCAAcaactaaaaacaaaaattaccaCATATACCATCTATAACAACTCTGATTAAGTACTAATAAGTTAATCTTAACAGCTACCCGTCTAAGACAACTCGTACCACGAACGGAgatgaagaaataattaatgaaaaaaaaaacaaagaaaaaaacaaaagcaaaGCAATAGcagtcatttttcaaaaatactgCTATACTAATACCCATGCTAACTTTGTGTGTAGCATGATACGTGGTCCATTTTACCTTTGGAAAAGTCATTCGCAATGTAGAAACGAACGCGTTGTCAGTCGATGACTCGTGACGAGTAATAAGGCAGAATTAAATTATCTGTcacatcaattttcaaagtcaAGTTTCCGAAGTTTGCAATTCTGTGGTAAAACGAGAATCTTAAGCGAATCCCCGAATATTGCGAATAATTCTTCCTTGCTTTGATATACGTTTGATAAATGTTGATATATCACTTGACAAGTTTATGTGCCGCTGTTGCGGtgtattgattaattaataccAGTATAAGCacgttgaatgaaaattactctATGGTAGATATCTTGATTTCTAAATTATAAGACACATACACCTTCCGATCTGTACTTACGTAAATATGCCGTAGGTACAGGCCAATGTTATACTGCCAATGTCACACACGCATTAAACGACGTAATCTACTACACTGATACGTAGGCAGTACAGGGTTTTTATCCGTAAACTCTCCTCGCACTTTGCAGCGTTGCTTATTCGATCGAGTTCATTTGAGACAGTAACAGTATAACACTTTTTcagttttaattataatttcaaaagtACGAACACTGCGCACGACTCAATGCTGGGCACACTCCATTCGTATCATCAATAAGCAGAGTTATCTTGATTTGTTTAATATCACACACAGTTATTTATTGatgttgaagaaatatttatcgatttatAAACGTGGAGGTGTAAACGGTCCTTGAGATTTTGAGACTAAATTGAATATAGGCTAGACAGAGTCAGTCCAGTGCGTATATACGACGCAAAGTTTGTTGTCGGTGAATCGTGATGAGCGAAGATAAAAAGTACTAGAGAAAgtggaaaagttttattaGTGTAAATAACTCGGTGAGAAAGTAAGGAACGAAACATATTGAAAGATAAACCATCGCGTTGCATGAATGGCGTGCCCTTAGGTATAGAGAATATATATCTACGTACTGAATTTTCACGGTGAGATGTGTCGATCGTTGTAACATCCGTTGTGTCTAATTTAATTTTGCACAGTCCTTGTATACACCacttgatgaaaataattgcattTAGAATGTCTCAAGAGTGATTTTTCTATCATACCATCCACCGTAGAAACGAAATTACCCACAAATTGTACACCTATAAACCACTCGCGTAAATGCGATCCCAATCTCGTTGCCTATAAATTAAGCGCAATCATACTCTGCTGATAATGTAACACTGTACCGCTTATACGTTGTTTATGTAGTCGAATCAACTATTATTCGACATATTAATTTAAAGACATACTAAAATatcgattaaattttatttaagtTACCACATAATATGAACATTGTTATGTAAAATGTAACAATCACCCAATGTATAtctattattttaatttacctACTAGAAactaattgtaataatatttttgttttcaaattcattatCGCACTTTTTACTGCACCCAATTACCACCGTAAGTATTAATGACGGCTAAGTACCTCTTCTTCGTTCTCCATTCAATAGCTACCGTACAGTACTCATATTATTGTAcatactgagagaaatttttatttccggttaccgctcagtccttgactattttcgttttttaccacaatcaaaaaatatagttctaggtaggaaacgaaaattaattttgcagCTGTTgccagaaagtctagtatccgttactattctttctcattacgatcgctgttgctatattttcttgcaactgttgcgaaaatttaatgcttgtgcaacagtaaattgacgttaaagccgtgtttaactaaaaaaagtaCCGTAAACCGAACAGACTGATTTTCCGTTGCAATTGccaaaaaggatcgacaatagcgcaaaatggttacgcgtacctcgtttttcgtaattccaacaatatttaaacagtgtcttttttaacgatacttaCTGTtgttttactgattttttttagttactacaaaaaatgaaatttttctcagtccAAGGGTTCCATTTATCCCATTTGACTGCAAGAGCTATCGAAATctgagataaaattttcagttcttttctttccttttttacaaggataaaaattatttcctaaaattttttaccaagtGGAATAGAAACCATCATGAACCGTGTACTTCAAAGTATGATTATCGCTTTTCTCGCATTTCTGTTGATCTCGAGGATCTTAACATTTCGAAGTCTGCTGTTGTAGTGTAGGTCTTGGTAGTGTTCGTTGGTATAGCACTACACTTCTCACCTTCTGTACGGCACATACCGGTCTCTGCAACATCAACACGCATCACCCATTGCCTCCACGCGGCGTTCGCCAGCAAGGTCAGTTTGCACCAGCTCGTCATACTCGATCTAACGTGGACTAACGATAATCGCAACTATTCAAAACGATAgtcgtttaaataaaatacgcTTTGAGTTATGATTAATAAAGAATCGGAAGTCTATTGCAACAAAGAAACGAGTTTGTTAATCAGGTGTGAAAACGTAACTTGAACTTTTTACACGAGTGCTACCGATGACATATTTTTCACATCTAGCTGTTTTGTCAAACTCTTAATGCATATTACAGACAGTAATGAATTtctatcccccccccccccccccccagttTACGATGTTATACTGACTaatagaattttcaattcctgCAGGAGGGCAAAGCCAATGTTGCACTCAACGTTACCTCGCCATCTTCAGCTAGGAAGACGAAGAAACTTTCTCACGCAGAGGACAGTTCGACACCTTCGTCTCAAGAAGCTAATCCGATAAATCCAGTTGCTACTACAGAGTCTACGATCCCTGCTAGACCGAAATCTCGATCTGAACAAGTGCCAGTTCCACCAACAACAACGCctgtagaagagaagaaagcATTTCCTCAATCGCGAAAATCCAGCCTGGTAAAGACGCCGGATAGATCAAAAACACCGGAACATTCTAAGAAGGTAACGATCGCCGAGAGCGAGGATGTGAGACAGATCGAGACAAAAAGGAGTCCCAAATCACCGACAGAGAAGCGACCGAAGACACCAGAAGAGAGAAGGCCAAAGACTCCGGAAGAGAAAAGGCCGAAGACTCCGGAAGAAAAGAAGCCAAAGACTCCGGAAGAAAAGAGACCTTCGACTCCTAGACACGAAACTGGAGCCCAAAAGACACCAGACGCTGAGAATAAGCCGTCGACACCGCGTCTCAAAAGCCCATTGAAGAAGTCTCCGAATGAGGAGCGTCAAAAAAGCCCAGGAAAGAAATCACCCGCTAAGAACAGCCCAACATCACCTGTGGGTAAAGTAACACCAAGAAAGGAAAGATCGTCTCCGCCGAACAGTTTGCCGCTGAACAACACTGAGGATGCAAACGAAAAACTGAGCAACTCTTCTTCAAAGGAGTTCAGACTGCCAAAAATAGTCTCAAGTATGTTGCCGGAACTGGGTTCCCACGATCCGGTTATCGCCACGCCAGCTTCAGATTCAAAAATTGCATTGCCAAAATTGGTCGATGCACCCATCCCGCCATCTCGAACCGGAGTGGCCcagtaaatgaaaattgtcaaatatttGCCATGATTCTGGTTTGACATTTGTCCCGGTGGAGATattccgtaaaaaaaaaatacctagTTTGTTACTGCAAATAAGTTCTGAACATACAGGTAACTTGTggaacaatttttacacagaTGATCGATGAAACATAATAATATGGATAAGACATCAAGACGTGGTGAAAAATCACTTACGGTATCGGGCAGTCTTGAAGGAAATTACGTAATTCATACCTTGATTATTTATCTATTAAATATAAGTTATAACGAGTCACTATTACTCTTTAGATCGataaaattatgtaatttcaatttcactttgCCTTTTTACGTCGAGCTTATAACGTGCGCAAGTATGTTGTGTACGAAAGAAGTTAGGCTCGCTGTAGAAAATACTAgcatttgaaaaactaaacTAAAGATCAATtcgcaaaaaaattcactgcTTTGTAACTGTTCTGTATGGTAAATTGGAagggaaaaattcaaagtgcGATTAACTACAACTATGACGACTGAACTCGAAACAGAACGATAATGATTGTTTATGTAAACTTGGATTGacatcatttcattttcagtaACGTTTGAATTACTAAAAAAATAGCTATCATATGTACCTTCGTTATCCTAATGTTTGACTGAATTTCAGTAAACACGTATAATGAATATAAGGGCATCGTAAACTTCAACAGCTGTGACTTGCTGACCAGCAATTCACAGGTCtgttatttgttttacaataaattacgAACTCCGTCCGTCAAAGATCTTCCCAAATGATGAAAATCATTTCCGGAATGGTAAATTGAACGCAACTATACATAACATCTACATATTTGTAATTTACAGAAAACGCATTTGTTGTTAGATGATTATAGGCATGAAGACTATTACATGAAGGAAAAACGCTGTAGTTCAAACCAAGCCTATGTTAAATCTTATATCTAAGTATACCATACTACGTAAATGTAGTTACTAGGTAGTCATTtgtaactataaaaattaaatatcgcaATTGTTTCAAACGCTTCTCATGTAATAAGATCTTAGAAGTAATTAAactatgaaattaaatatctaTGTGAAATATTTACTGGCCTTATTTATcgtacaaaatgatttttgaatcAACAACACATGAATATGAGCCGAGTGGAGCATATGAAGTAAGTCGTGTATgcaaattcaattatttgtacaaGATAGCCGGTACGTCGTACATACTGACAAATGATTGTAGGATGCGTTCAATTTGACAATCATCCTCGCTTtcgtagaaaaaattcactgtcGCAATCCCGTCAAAACAGACAGcagtaaaatcaaaaaagaGCTTGCACgtattacaataaattgtacatACGTATCTGTACCGCAATTTCCAATATCGTTAGTTAATAAGATTACTCACCCTCAAGATAGTTGAAAACAGCACATTAGAAAAATGTGGTAAAAACACAGAAGATTATTGTGTCACCCCGAAGGCTAGAACATGTTGAGTCACAGCGAGCACAAAAGAGTGAGGTGCGAAGTGCGCAGAGGCGAAGCTCCTGGTCAATCATAAATGAAATCTACAAATCTGAACAAAATTACATGATTTAGTGGTTATTTATACAGCAGCTTGTAGTACGATTTATTAAGATAATTGTACTCGTAGTTATCATCCACATTTCATATTCGCTATTATTTCTACGCAAATTTCATACTACGTACGATTAAAACTTTAGTAAAATGTTCCAAATCGGAAATTCTTCAAATACTATCTGATTTTGAATCAATTTCCACACattgtcataaaattttttctccaagcatttgaattttccgcgacatttaaaaaaattgtcttcaAGCAACATGGCCGACACATAGCTCCAATTTGTCACAAGAAAATAACCGGCTTACTTATAGTGCGTTGCGTAcctatataggtatgtatttaCATCTGATTCTTCGATATATTACCTCAAAACGCGACGTTTCATTGCGCTTCGTCGATCTCCTTGCGACGCGTTTCAAGGTAATCGTGTAATCACATCTAAATACCGAACGTAGCTGGTGCGTGTTTATTTACAAACAAGAGAACGCAAGAAAAACCTTCGTGAATCAAATACAGCTCAACGAAGTAGGTACAAAAGTATGATTGTAATGTGGTATCCGCATTGTTGCTCCAAACATTCATTCAACTATACATTTTATTGTTAGGCGGAAAATAGTATCATAAAGTCACTATCTCGTGTTATTTTCATAATACCATCGAGTTGCTATTTCTGCCACGAGCAGCACCGAAGGTCATGTATCCACCATTTTAAATTACGTAATGCACGCTGAGccaatcaaaaaaaataaaatctctcGCGCGTAATTTGAATCATAAACTATGTTTGAGTTGACGTCTGTTCATCAGTCGTCGGAATTAACGGTAAAAGGTAAGCCTCTGAGGAAACAATTGCATGCGTTAGGCTATACATAATTATTCCGTTTTTGATTACGTATTTGTACGTTCACAATCAGCCAGATACTCTgataaaagaaagagaaacgcGATTGCCTagaagataaattttcatcgaaggATGAAGCAGTCAGCGTTGATTGaaagtgaacaaaaaaaaattctcatctatttttcttatcaaacATCTATGCAGCGAGAGATTTatagtttcaaatttcaggaaaaatcAAAAGCTCTCCTCACCGTAATAGAAATGTGACAATCGATGAAAATGCGTCCGTTCTGGACCCGAGTTATATTTATCAAGTTCCACCGCCATCTGACCATAGGACATAGACCTAAAGGTATGTAAAACATACATGGCTTCAAGTTTGGGGGACGAAGCTGCCCCTCAATCGACATGCATACATGCAAAGGTCAGAGACCCATACATACGTATGGGTTTTATCGCGGGCGAGACTCGGGCCGGGTGAAATATACGAAAACTAAAAAGTGATCGGAGCTGTATCAATTCCGACGACCATAGTGTGCATCGCTCGAGTGAATTCATTCCTCGTTAAAATATCGGGAAATGAAGTGCCGATTGGCTATTGAATATAGTCAAATTGCAAAAGAGAATCGGTATAACTTGAAAAGAATTGTATAGCGTCATAACGTCATGGAGAACTTTGTAAAGATCGAGAAAATAGGGGAAGGGACTTACGGCGTTGTATACAAAGCTAAGGACAAACTTACCGGGAAACTGGTAGCCCTTAAAAAAATTCGCCTCGAAACGTACGTTTGGtattacataaaataaaactacCGTTATCTAACCAATATCGTTATAATATTTCTACGTATTTTTCGGTGCTCctagattataatttaattaattacacatGATGAATATACGTGTTTTCATAACCTCCCATAGAGGCACGCGCCTCGCGTTCTTTCACGTTTAATCCTCACGTTTCGTTCTCACAAATCTACCTTCTTTACACAGACACAAATTCTGTACCCGGCTTCTAACTCGGCTATGATTTACATTCGATGTAAAACAATGtgataatttctttcaactaCAGTCTCTTGTTTCGTCAACAGTCAAGCTGAGATAGAAAGTgattaaagattttttttcgtcagtTTCCTCTAAAATCGAGAACCATGTAGCAATGAAGACGCTAGCGTCGATTCACAGCCTTGCAATCTTGAATAACCGATCAACTTCATTTTACACAATTTTGAAACTATTTAGGAAGGATAACATGCGAAGCTTGATAACGTAACTGAGTGGGCTTGCTTTTACACTTAACTAACTCGCCTGCTAACCTGTGCGTTGGGGGCAGCTGAATCTGCAGGGGCCACGTGTTAGTAACTGTCGTAGCACCACATGATTCAGCTTACCTCATTGCACGCTACGCATCTGATTTAAGCCCTACGATCTCTTTACTAGTTTATTATGAATATAACGCATATTGGCAGTATAATGTACACATTAGCATCAGCTATCCATACTCACTTATCGTTGAGTATCACTGCTGTACTTGTCTTTTAACCCGttgtttcaatattcattCTGATAATACTAAACTTTTTGTTCCATCCTATCCAGCGTAAGGATCTCACGTATGTAGTCCAATATTACGGTAATAGTCTTATGCAAGTGCAAAAACTGGCTGGAGCTTCATTAATAAACTCTGTTTACTGCTAAAAAGTACTCTCAATGTGACCTTAAGGTACACAGTAAATCAATCCAAAAGTTTAATTGGAATATCTGTTCCCTTATCTGTTTTATTTCTCTGCTTTATTTGGATTCTATGCAAAATTATTGCCAACGCGGTGAAAACTACGTAAGATTATACTAAGCTCCAAGTTGATGCTATTCTTGGTTTAGTTTTGTCACTACTTGTTATCATCGTATGGATTGTTTCAAAGCTTCATTTGAGCTACATACTATGccaagtggaaaaaatttagaacAAGCTCGAACAActacatcaaattttttataaacttgtgTAAACGAATCATTCGCACAATCAAATCTAAACTTTGcaacatattttatttcaaactagaTATTTGAATGGGTAAGTTTACTCAAGTTTAATGCTTGGTgcatttataaaaaaagactGTCGTTGCTCGAGTAGTTTTGATTCTTGTGTAAGAAAATGTGTCTCACTGCTTGTCCTGTTTTCAATTACTTTGTAATAGTTTGTTTCCTCGTTACCATTACAATAACTCGCAATTCTCCaaagtattataattttatttctggaTCTTACTCACTAACCGTCTCTCTTGAATtcatacaataataattataaaaaattgtttggcctttaataataaatacgacATATCTTACCAACTATAATTAGGATGTGTCATCTAAACGAGTTCACGTTTACAAATAATGGATTAtgattttgtttcaacttgTGGCAAAGATTAATTGCAACAAACCAGAACAAGCATAACCAGAATTTAGTAGAGATTACAATGATTTGATTACTTAATTTTCCTATTTTCAACTCTAATAgcgaaatattatttcaatccATATTAGGGAAAGCGAAGGTGTACCATCTACAGCTATTCGAGAAATATCGTTATTAAAGGAACTTACACACCCGAATGTTGTTCAGTTGTTGGATGTTGTTCACTGTGAAAAGAAGCTCTACCttgtatttgaatttcttcaacaGGATTTGAAAAAGTTATTAGATTCTACCAAAGCTGGTTTGAGTCACAGTATTGTAAAGGTACTAAAGATTTACTAATTTTCTTATTGtacgttattttttaatctagTGCAATACTGTTTTTTTGCAAATGACTTCCAGTTTTGATATGAGACTATTCAGTCTGGTTGAAGTTGTAATTCTATTTCAGAGTTATTTACACCAATTATTGAAAGGCATTGCGTTTTGTCACGTTCATCGGGTCTTGCACAGGGATCTGAAACCACAAAATCTACTAATAGATAAAGAGGGATACATAAAATTGGCAGATTTCGGACTTGCCAGAGCATTTGGAGTTCCGGTACGAACATTCACACACGAAGTTGTAACCCTGTGGTACAGAGCTCCAGAGATTCTTCTCGGAACTAAGTTCTATTCAACAGCAGTTGACGTCTGGAGCTTAGGATGTATTTTTGCAGAAATGGTAGAAATATTATTGTCAAaaagttcttttcaaataCCATTCATTTAGTCCTGAGTATATCACTTGTATAATAACACAAACTTGTGTTGATGTATGGTATGAATATTTGGAAGAAGAAAGGAATGTCTAGAAACCTCCACATTAATATAATCCAAAACTGTAGGCAACAAGGCGAGCATTATTCCCTGGCGATTCAGAAATAGATCAACTGTTCAGAATATTTCGTACTTTGGGAACTCCAGACGAAACTGTTTGGCCTGGAGTTTCGCAACTTCCTGACTACAAGTCAATGTTCCCACGATGGGATGCACGGAGTTTCAACGAAGTTGTGCCATCATTTGACAATGATGCTGAAGACTTGCTCTCGGTAACCTAATTATTTGataaagaagaattttttacaattttttttacattactGATTTGCTTGAACATAAATCAGATGTACTAATCGTAACTGGAGTTATACAACAGATAAtgtttttttgctttcaattTTACAGAAACTATTGACCTACGATCCCAGCAAAAGAATAACAGCTAGAATGGCGTTGTCTCATCCTTACTTCAACGGAGTAGAACTAGTTCCACCTCCGCTCATCAAGAAAGACTGACGACTCGTAACACTGTACTAATAATATGCAATAACATTCAAacaattcaagttttttttaaataaatagaatttGAATTACAAAGAAATTCAACGCTACATTCAAGTATGATTTATATGGTAGAAAATTCACTGCACTTTCAGAAACATAATATCACAGTCAAAAGCCAATTTGGGCCAGTTTTCCAAAAGAGGAGTCAGTATAGCATTTCAAcccttaatttttgtttcttatatACGATAATCTTTGAATGCGTGCTATTATCGAATTATATCTTTATACCTTTCTTCGAACGTTAGCGCAACCTGtgttgtaataaattacaaaaaaaaaaaacgtgccTCTGCATCAGATGTTGATAAAACGAGGTATTTTAATCTTGTGCAACGTGCTAAATTCACACCCATGATTACCCTTTGAACTTTGAACAAGGGTGTCAATAATTGCAAGGTGACTACTGACTACCTGATGCCTTTTTGCTCTGTGTAAATACAATTACAGATATGATTGTAAGATGAAATATGGTGACAAATGAGATGAAATATTGTTCTGTAAACAttctttttaaaatatcaacgagaatatttttgataacAATGTTAACAcagtttaaagaaaaaaaattataatatcgtTATGTATAACAACGTGATGTTACAAAAatgtagaatatttttatatcaaattaGAAACACAAGTATATGTAATTACAATCATAAATTAATATAGGTGCGTATTAACCCATTTTCACGTTTTGTtgaattgtcaaaatttccGGATTTCTATCAAAAAAAGACCTCAATGATTACGGCTCtccaatatttattcaattatttccaaaCTCTGTCTAACACTGACTCATGCACAAAGCTTtcatttttatgtaaaatttgtttacaaaTGACTAATCTAAGCTGTCGCTCAGATTCTGATTCTCAAACTTTTACTAATGCATTATTTCACCGTACGAATAATTTCGcataaataaacaatgaaGCCAAAGTCAACGGTTTATCGTCTGCACCGAAAAACAATATTGATTCAAAGTAGAACTTGACAGCGAACACCTGTTTAGGAAACAAGTTTCCACTTCGTAAGTTCAAAAATATGACATGATTAAACAGAATATGAACAGTTTTAATAAGTATATAAATTACCACTTAAGATCGATGTCCTCAGGTTGTTTCGACGATTCAAAAAATCTGCAATTTGACATGATTATTTGCCCTGTCGTAGTGTTTGGATGAGTTCTCTTGAATAGTGAGACCAGGCCAATCATATCGCTAAGTGCATCAGAATCAGCCCATCAGAAACAGGCGcggtaataattttatttacgcaAAACAGCGTATTATCATTCTCTAAGATTTGTGTGTGTTGTGTGTTCCTCCGGCGGACAAATTTTCGTCCCGTTCTGCTCTGACCATATGGAAGCCATCTTGAAAATATACAGCACTGTATGCCAGGTGGAGATTACTAGCTCTGATCGTTTTAGTTACACTTTATACAGAGAGAAACCTCTTTATACACTTTTTACACTTTCCCAGGAAAGGGCACCTTCCATTGGCTAGATTCAGGAAAAGTGTAAAAAGTGTAGAAAAGTGTAACTAAAACGAACAGAGCTACTACTAACTCCGTTCTAGCTCCGTGGTGGTTGATATCTATGCTTAAAATGCGTGCCAAATGACATCAAATGCGATTGGTTgaaaatccaagatggcgtTGATATGGTCGGGGCACGCCAATGGGTTCTTCGATATGGGTGCGCAAGAGCACCGTTTTCTTGTTGCCCTGCGTaatctactttttttattccgcAGGTACTTTACTGTTTGCGAATTGCGATGTCGCAGACGGTTAAAAAAATGGCAGCGCTGGGTACTGGTAGTCCGTACTTCGTCTCTATCCGTCGACACTCTGACCGTGAATATTTACgctgagaagaaaaaaacgagagTTAATTT
Proteins encoded in this region:
- the LOC124305642 gene encoding cyclin-dependent kinase 2-like, which translates into the protein MENFVKIEKIGEGTYGVVYKAKDKLTGKLVALKKIRLETESEGVPSTAIREISLLKELTHPNVVQLLDVVHCEKKLYLVFEFLQQDLKKLLDSTKAGLSHSIVKSYLHQLLKGIAFCHVHRVLHRDLKPQNLLIDKEGYIKLADFGLARAFGVPVRTFTHEVVTLWYRAPEILLGTKFYSTAVDVWSLGCIFAEMATRRALFPGDSEIDQLFRIFRTLGTPDETVWPGVSQLPDYKSMFPRWDARSFNEVVPSFDNDAEDLLSKLLTYDPSKRITARMALSHPYFNGVELVPPPLIKKD